A genome region from Methylicorpusculum oleiharenae includes the following:
- a CDS encoding AAA family ATPase encodes MIPELNETALSLVPSAAERSVYCSLRDGLKGDVLVVHSLELVVNSANDSPKDAEADFVIFDPNRGILVIEVKGGGIKFDAIDRQWWSIDRYKNLHSIKDPFRQAKNAKHEILRNLKAEKGWGITGMPRITIGHAAVFPDLPDINALISPERPIEIIGSLAVLNDTSAWVSKVFEFWSKGSYQAQPLGQRGMRIIESLYCHSIRVDVPLALTIDQEFRRQIELTERQARVLRSFRYRKRAAVSGGAGTGKTLLALQHAKLLASQGIKTLLVCYNRALADFLKWETQGLENLHALSFHQLCDWRIKVTGQYLLEEAKQAYPGSSLFDLQMPYALSRSTELDKFRYQAIVVDEGQDFGDEYWLPIELLLDDEEDAYLYIFFDPNQAVYRNASTFPIQDPPLLLIENCRNTKNIHELAYQYYIGDEVDPPDIEGAPHEVLEASGLNKQAKLIKDKVSELITNEQVALHDVVILVLAIQKDHYYQALQNAGCPSGTNWSFESLWQPKTILVDTVKRFKGLESAIVLFWIGDQIDIEANKELIYVALSRARSRLFLVGDRGKTSQLGSVGARV; translated from the coding sequence ATGATTCCTGAACTTAATGAGACGGCCTTAAGCTTGGTACCTTCTGCGGCAGAACGTTCAGTTTATTGTTCACTTCGAGATGGCCTTAAGGGCGATGTACTTGTCGTACATTCTCTAGAATTAGTTGTCAATTCCGCAAATGATAGCCCCAAAGACGCGGAAGCTGATTTCGTTATTTTTGATCCAAACCGAGGGATTTTGGTCATTGAGGTTAAAGGCGGTGGGATCAAATTTGATGCCATTGATCGCCAGTGGTGGTCGATAGATCGTTATAAAAATCTGCATTCGATTAAAGATCCGTTTCGTCAAGCAAAAAACGCTAAACATGAAATTCTTAGAAATCTCAAAGCTGAAAAAGGATGGGGCATAACCGGAATGCCGCGCATAACGATAGGGCATGCAGCAGTATTTCCTGATCTGCCTGATATTAATGCACTGATTTCTCCCGAAAGACCGATTGAAATAATCGGTAGCCTGGCTGTACTCAATGATACATCTGCTTGGGTAAGCAAAGTATTTGAGTTCTGGAGCAAAGGGAGCTATCAAGCACAACCTTTGGGACAGAGGGGAATGCGGATTATCGAGTCTCTTTATTGTCACAGCATCAGAGTTGACGTGCCGTTAGCACTAACCATTGATCAAGAGTTCCGACGCCAAATTGAACTAACTGAGCGTCAGGCAAGAGTTTTGCGTAGTTTTCGTTATAGAAAGCGGGCTGCTGTTTCCGGCGGTGCTGGAACCGGGAAAACTCTCCTTGCCTTACAGCATGCAAAATTACTGGCTTCACAAGGTATAAAAACACTTCTGGTCTGCTACAACAGAGCACTTGCTGATTTTTTGAAATGGGAAACACAAGGTCTGGAAAATTTGCATGCCTTATCCTTTCATCAACTGTGTGATTGGCGAATCAAAGTTACAGGCCAATATTTGCTTGAAGAAGCCAAACAAGCTTATCCGGGAAGTTCATTATTTGATCTACAAATGCCCTATGCGCTTTCCAGATCGACCGAGCTGGACAAATTTCGATACCAGGCAATCGTAGTAGATGAAGGACAAGACTTTGGCGACGAATATTGGCTGCCGATTGAATTGTTACTGGACGATGAGGAAGATGCTTATCTTTATATATTTTTTGACCCTAACCAAGCCGTCTATCGGAATGCATCAACATTTCCTATTCAGGACCCGCCATTATTGCTAATTGAAAACTGCCGCAATACCAAAAATATACACGAGTTAGCTTATCAGTATTATATTGGCGATGAAGTTGATCCACCTGATATCGAAGGGGCTCCCCATGAGGTATTAGAAGCCAGTGGATTGAATAAACAAGCAAAACTAATCAAAGATAAGGTCTCTGAATTAATCACAAATGAGCAAGTGGCTCTTCATGATGTGGTTATTTTGGTTCTGGCCATTCAAAAGGATCATTATTATCAAGCATTGCAAAATGCTGGTTGTCCAAGCGGCACCAATTGGAGCTTTGAATCCCTATGGCAACCCAAAACCATCTTAGTTGATACGGTGAAAAGATTTAAAGGACTTGAGAGCGCTATCGTTTTGTTTTGGATTGGAGATCAGATAGATATAGAAGCCAATAAGGAGCTTATATACGTAGCTCTGTCGCGAGCAAGATCAAGACTTTTCCTAGTGGGCGATAGAGGGAAAACTTCACAGTTAGGCTCAGTGGGAGCAAGAGTTTAG
- a CDS encoding DUF3883 domain-containing protein, which produces MNINHSPPEIDFDQIERITDRLRDLVRNYPKGLGLFKEFLQNADDAGASKLRIIYDHRLHKGALENTAMAVALTPSLLFFNDQIFTDADFQRIQNIGNGGKVSDSNRTGRFGLGFNTCYSVSDHPSLLTADKIAWFDPHQRIFPKGKNARAWSVPVAQEYFPNWLETFAPVGLKPGDGYLSGTAFRLPLRTSGDAVISEICDEPFTYEDFISILEELNQVGPPLIIFLRSVNTLEVLEIGEDGAEQLKYQLSTINESEVEKNRSILRNIVDGRPEDLLKKWLASDEELPVVQYNHSFSLLGTDGIAHNETWAVTSGLFRGPNDQLLEDALKVCRHREKAIPWAGAATMLSGTRANAVSGGLACFLPLPEKVDWPIWLHGWFDLSSNRRGITRSAEVGGSNHDRYEWNKSLTEHAVAKAWAMLMVQVAGDAEHNVEPYKLWPTEELPDDINQALILGFYRVAASLPLIRGINSDGYHWYGLNDGVLDLSQSWHSQLIEPFIAEGWSICIPPLNDFVKQGFDEADQSISSLTPALLRDYLLDVDSAVDIACELDDAPKQMLRNKKWIYSLAKFCSGGNFNSLANLPLAILSDGLLHTYTACGVIFIDDESEHIRSLLQASPERLFDAEYQAAISISKAFDKIKAVTFDLDNFLDWVPEILDKGNPDNSWLCAFFDYLERQSPDVIKVNADKIKALKVVPDQFGSFREMGLIETPLITHKVEDKRLLNALTTLKIPLLEGSFELVQIIDRFASKHSGFVWQLTPNDIAYNLKDYAENEAFDDSALDDRENVLFPLLDFLASDRNWIKSDDSRLPFLRQLRFLPTTSGQRINAEEPNAYIPGSFHPPTGFEGEYQLLDTGENDQWRLIFSNLGMNILNGSTFVENALLPTFSSNITNEKRHCLLVWLRDEYQLIARDLEQTDRERLHQLIRNSPILPISGGGNGAPSKVYRPNASEPKKLFGNRVRIPDKQFFSSDQDLWNKFFDDFRLPWKPLASDLLNEIRTLVDISHEQGVAAIRTPLKNLIAHISDNWDQLADIKCNEYKTFAQTLSEIDWLPAVPAEFAKYAAYYSGWQDSLWRPDQIVPSRLGNIASSKYPVLDSQEFREEMTEALGLKTDITIIDVMEHFAIVRNLPNPTTEAELDMVRRCAFDVYRFIGRQSDIPWALNKANSEAISELSPQRCILIADNWWLPTRSFFHLPFATTWAAALKDEFPNNDQALRLGLERLGVRQTPELDDWRQMLIDLAEASEYDVLTPDALNQARRVIRQLRSAPPEWLERNDILVPLASGKLQNASSSLIPDDSRLKKVDCKTALPLIEDNNDAIDVGRYSGARSLHAELQDKLAVSPKLIENQDIAKKIQYRIRSREFRECLIRIAYEEALAKNDADPMEVVNNPILDSPKKLVICITSTIQIESVIDIAGEEIVAFEISDASSFLENETNYSRLWLKDRKSRRRMLDELVRTICDLCQLSDQLRLSRILEKEPEDMSRVLDEDEVAIIPTGQSLDLGDNEFDEASYEKDTTSVDQNIQHDNSDVLNIFVGENYGSRMEDMVENESEPVPVLHRHTLPQFSRSAYRKFRARSKSTSSSTRGGTSDFSEYQSSDQNSPPIEPGHGSSTSWMEGLNKESNRSNQARLRSYVHEKEQSDYDTEPTGSTAKDIGDAGESIVMNWETKAGRTPKKMPINNEGYDIVSESSEGPRYIEVKSIDGAWGARGVGVTRAQYDTAIKLGQNWWLYIVEHARDGARSVVTTIQNPFHQATEFRFDAGWRDFHSDPFHVLKAQPNSKPEVGAQYERDNSIVTILEAIQRGLLWKVKIKLADDSVATVSWNPSWRRL; this is translated from the coding sequence GTGAATATAAATCATAGCCCCCCAGAAATTGATTTTGATCAAATTGAACGTATCACTGATCGCCTTAGAGATTTAGTAAGAAATTACCCAAAGGGTTTAGGTCTTTTTAAAGAGTTTCTGCAAAATGCAGACGACGCCGGCGCATCGAAGTTGCGGATCATCTATGATCACCGCCTGCATAAAGGCGCTTTGGAAAATACAGCAATGGCGGTGGCTTTAACGCCCTCTCTCCTATTTTTCAACGATCAAATATTCACCGATGCCGATTTTCAGCGAATACAAAACATAGGGAATGGTGGAAAAGTCAGTGATTCGAATCGTACTGGCCGGTTCGGTCTGGGATTCAATACTTGTTATAGTGTTTCCGATCATCCTAGCCTGTTAACTGCCGATAAAATCGCCTGGTTCGATCCCCATCAACGTATATTTCCAAAGGGAAAAAATGCTCGAGCTTGGTCAGTACCTGTCGCACAAGAATATTTCCCAAATTGGCTAGAAACCTTTGCTCCGGTGGGATTAAAGCCCGGCGATGGGTATTTGTCTGGAACGGCTTTTCGGCTTCCTTTACGTACAAGCGGGGATGCTGTTATTAGCGAGATTTGTGATGAACCTTTTACCTACGAAGATTTCATCTCAATTTTGGAAGAACTCAACCAAGTCGGTCCACCATTAATTATTTTCTTACGGTCGGTCAATACGCTTGAAGTCTTGGAGATAGGCGAGGACGGCGCCGAGCAGCTTAAATATCAACTGTCCACCATAAACGAGTCAGAGGTTGAAAAAAATCGTTCCATTCTCAGAAATATAGTGGATGGAAGGCCTGAGGATTTGCTCAAAAAATGGTTGGCATCAGACGAAGAGTTACCAGTTGTTCAATACAATCATTCCTTTTCTTTGTTGGGTACTGACGGGATAGCACATAATGAAACGTGGGCTGTTACCTCTGGATTATTTCGCGGCCCAAACGATCAATTGTTGGAGGATGCACTTAAAGTTTGCAGGCATCGGGAAAAAGCTATTCCATGGGCAGGGGCGGCAACGATGCTGAGTGGAACCAGAGCAAATGCAGTTTCCGGTGGTTTAGCGTGTTTTCTCCCATTGCCTGAGAAGGTCGATTGGCCGATTTGGTTGCATGGCTGGTTTGATCTGAGCTCCAATCGGCGGGGTATAACTCGATCTGCGGAAGTAGGCGGGTCAAACCATGACCGTTATGAATGGAACAAATCATTAACGGAACATGCAGTTGCTAAAGCATGGGCGATGTTGATGGTTCAGGTAGCAGGAGATGCAGAGCATAATGTTGAGCCGTATAAGCTTTGGCCAACAGAAGAACTTCCAGACGATATAAATCAAGCGCTTATTCTGGGATTTTATCGGGTTGCCGCTTCATTGCCTCTAATTAGAGGGATTAATTCTGACGGCTATCATTGGTACGGACTAAACGACGGTGTGCTCGATTTGTCGCAATCGTGGCACAGTCAACTAATAGAGCCATTTATAGCGGAGGGTTGGTCAATCTGTATTCCCCCTTTGAATGACTTTGTAAAACAAGGTTTTGATGAAGCAGACCAATCAATATCAAGTTTAACGCCTGCATTGTTACGTGACTATTTATTAGACGTTGACAGTGCGGTGGACATTGCCTGCGAGCTAGACGACGCTCCAAAGCAAATGCTCAGAAATAAAAAGTGGATTTATTCGTTAGCGAAATTTTGTTCAGGTGGAAATTTTAATTCTTTAGCCAACTTACCCCTTGCAATACTCAGTGATGGCTTGCTGCATACATACACAGCCTGCGGAGTTATTTTTATAGATGACGAATCCGAACATATTCGATCATTGCTACAGGCGAGTCCAGAACGATTGTTTGACGCTGAATATCAAGCTGCAATTAGCATTTCAAAAGCCTTCGATAAAATTAAAGCTGTAACATTTGATCTTGATAACTTTCTAGACTGGGTTCCTGAAATATTAGATAAGGGGAATCCCGATAACTCATGGTTATGTGCATTTTTTGATTATCTTGAACGACAAAGCCCAGATGTTATTAAAGTTAATGCCGATAAAATCAAAGCATTGAAAGTAGTTCCCGATCAGTTCGGGAGTTTTCGAGAAATGGGATTAATTGAGACGCCGCTTATAACGCATAAAGTTGAGGATAAGCGTCTACTCAATGCTTTGACTACCCTTAAAATTCCATTGCTTGAAGGCTCATTTGAGCTGGTACAAATAATAGATCGGTTTGCATCGAAGCATAGCGGATTTGTATGGCAACTAACCCCTAACGATATTGCTTACAATCTCAAAGATTACGCTGAGAACGAAGCTTTTGACGATAGTGCTTTAGACGACAGAGAGAATGTGCTGTTTCCCTTACTAGACTTTCTCGCATCAGATAGAAACTGGATAAAATCTGATGACAGTCGCCTCCCTTTTCTACGGCAATTAAGATTTTTGCCTACTACCAGTGGTCAAAGGATAAATGCCGAAGAACCCAATGCTTACATACCGGGTTCATTCCATCCGCCAACAGGTTTTGAAGGGGAGTATCAACTTTTAGATACTGGTGAGAATGATCAATGGCGTTTGATATTCTCAAACCTTGGCATGAATATTCTTAATGGGAGCACGTTTGTTGAAAACGCCTTATTGCCGACTTTTTCATCGAATATCACTAATGAAAAACGCCATTGTCTGCTTGTTTGGCTTCGTGACGAATATCAGCTTATTGCCAGAGACCTAGAACAAACCGATCGTGAACGACTTCATCAGTTGATTCGTAATTCCCCGATTTTGCCTATTAGCGGTGGAGGCAATGGCGCGCCATCTAAAGTTTATCGCCCTAATGCGAGTGAACCCAAAAAACTTTTCGGTAATCGCGTTCGAATTCCTGACAAACAGTTTTTTTCATCCGATCAAGATCTGTGGAATAAATTTTTTGACGATTTTAGACTTCCTTGGAAGCCATTAGCATCTGATTTGCTCAATGAAATACGAACTTTAGTCGACATATCCCATGAACAAGGGGTTGCGGCGATTCGTACTCCACTTAAAAACCTGATAGCTCATATCAGCGATAACTGGGATCAATTAGCCGATATAAAATGTAATGAATACAAAACCTTTGCGCAAACGTTATCAGAAATTGATTGGTTACCCGCTGTACCTGCCGAATTTGCCAAATATGCTGCTTATTATTCAGGCTGGCAGGACTCGCTTTGGAGGCCAGACCAAATAGTACCCTCTCGGCTTGGAAATATCGCGTCATCTAAATATCCAGTATTAGACAGCCAGGAATTTAGAGAAGAAATGACGGAAGCATTAGGACTTAAAACTGATATAACGATTATTGATGTAATGGAGCATTTTGCCATAGTCCGGAATTTACCAAATCCGACTACCGAAGCTGAACTTGATATGGTCCGCCGTTGTGCTTTTGATGTATACAGATTTATTGGTCGGCAGTCTGATATTCCTTGGGCGTTAAACAAAGCAAACTCAGAGGCTATATCAGAATTATCTCCACAGCGCTGTATTCTTATAGCTGATAATTGGTGGCTACCCACCCGAAGTTTTTTTCATTTACCCTTTGCGACAACTTGGGCAGCTGCTTTAAAGGATGAATTCCCCAATAATGATCAAGCACTGCGACTTGGCTTGGAACGTCTAGGAGTTCGTCAAACTCCAGAACTTGATGATTGGCGCCAAATGCTGATCGATTTAGCGGAAGCCTCTGAGTATGATGTCTTAACCCCAGATGCTCTAAATCAGGCGCGACGTGTAATTAGACAGTTGCGTTCAGCGCCACCTGAATGGCTTGAACGAAACGATATTTTAGTACCTCTTGCATCAGGAAAATTGCAGAATGCCTCATCCTCTTTAATTCCGGACGATTCGAGATTGAAAAAGGTCGATTGCAAAACCGCCTTGCCATTGATTGAGGACAATAATGATGCAATTGATGTTGGCAGGTATTCTGGAGCACGATCCCTACATGCTGAACTTCAGGATAAGTTAGCAGTATCACCAAAACTTATCGAGAATCAGGACATTGCAAAAAAAATTCAATATCGAATTAGATCCAGAGAGTTTCGGGAATGTCTAATTCGTATAGCATATGAAGAAGCTTTAGCGAAAAATGACGCAGATCCAATGGAGGTTGTAAATAACCCAATATTAGACAGCCCAAAAAAACTTGTAATTTGCATTACATCAACCATTCAAATAGAAAGTGTTATCGACATAGCTGGAGAGGAAATTGTCGCTTTCGAAATTTCTGATGCCTCAAGTTTTTTGGAGAATGAAACTAATTATTCTAGGCTGTGGCTAAAAGATCGTAAATCTCGCCGCCGTATGTTGGATGAATTAGTCAGAACTATTTGCGATCTTTGCCAGCTTTCTGATCAGCTACGATTAAGTCGAATTCTTGAGAAAGAGCCTGAAGACATGTCCAGAGTTTTGGACGAAGACGAAGTAGCAATAATTCCAACCGGCCAATCACTGGATTTAGGCGACAATGAATTTGACGAAGCATCATACGAAAAAGATACCACTTCGGTTGATCAAAATATTCAGCATGATAATAGTGACGTCTTGAATATTTTTGTTGGTGAAAATTATGGTTCTCGGATGGAAGATATGGTCGAAAATGAATCCGAGCCAGTTCCGGTACTACATCGCCATACCTTGCCACAATTTAGTCGTAGCGCTTATAGAAAATTCAGAGCCAGGTCTAAATCTACAAGCTCAAGTACCCGAGGAGGGACTTCGGATTTTTCCGAATATCAATCCTCTGACCAGAACTCCCCGCCAATTGAACCAGGGCATGGCAGCAGCACTTCCTGGATGGAAGGGTTAAATAAGGAATCGAATAGGTCCAATCAAGCTCGCCTTCGCAGTTATGTGCATGAAAAAGAGCAAAGCGATTATGATACTGAACCAACTGGATCCACGGCCAAGGATATTGGTGACGCAGGTGAATCTATCGTAATGAATTGGGAAACGAAAGCCGGTCGTACTCCCAAGAAAATGCCTATCAATAACGAGGGTTACGATATCGTATCTGAAAGCTCAGAAGGACCTCGTTATATAGAAGTCAAGAGTATTGATGGTGCTTGGGGGGCAAGAGGTGTGGGTGTTACTCGCGCTCAATACGACACAGCAATTAAATTGGGTCAGAATTGGTGGCTTTATATTGTTGAACACGCTAGGGATGGAGCACGGTCAGTTGTGACTACAATCCAAAATCCTTTCCATCAAGCTACGGAATTTCGATTTGATGCTGGTTGGAGAGACTTTCATTCCGATCCCTTCCATGTTCTAAAAGCACAACCAAACAGCAAACCAGAGGTTGGCGCGCAGTATGAGCGGGATAATTCAATTGTTACGATTTTAGAAGCCATCCAGCGCGGCTTATTATGGAAAGTCAAAATTAAATTAGCAGACGACTCGGTTGCTACAGTTTCCTGGAATCCAAGCTGGCGGAGATTATAA
- a CDS encoding type I restriction-modification system subunit M, with protein sequence MTEQQLNKLGATLWDIADQLRGAMNADDFRDYMLSFLFLRYLSDNYEAAAQKELGPDYPDVAPDVMKTMGARSPLQIWYEENKDDVAGFETQMRRKVHYVIEPQHLWSSIAELARTQNGELLHTLEKGFKYIENQSFDSTFQGLFSEINLNSEKLGKSYTDRNAKLCTIISKIAAGIAQFSTDSDILGDAYEYLIGQFAAGSGKKAGEFYTPQQISDILSAIVALDSQEPAMGKKKKLDKVLDFACGSGSLLLNVRKQLGQHGIGKIYGQESNITTYNLARMNMLLHGVKDSEFEIHHGDTLLNDWAILKEMNPAKKLLFDAVVANAPFSLRWEPNDALAEDFRFKSYGLAPKSAADFAFLLHGFHFLSDQGTMAIILPHGVLFRGGAEERIRTKLLKDGHIDTVIGLPANLFFSTGIPVCILVLKKCKKPDDVLFINASEHFEKGKRQNRLLPEHIDKIVDTYQYRKEEERYSRRVAMAEIEQNDFNLNISRYISTAKAEEQIDLQVVNAELVNLEESIAASTDKHNQFLMELGLPPLPCVLSK encoded by the coding sequence ATGACCGAACAACAACTAAATAAACTTGGCGCAACCCTCTGGGATATCGCCGACCAGTTGCGGGGCGCGATGAACGCCGACGACTTCCGCGACTATATGCTGTCGTTTCTGTTTTTGCGCTATCTGTCGGATAACTACGAAGCCGCCGCGCAGAAGGAACTGGGGCCGGATTACCCTGATGTAGCCCCGGATGTTATGAAAACAATGGGGGCTAGGTCGCCACTTCAGATCTGGTATGAAGAAAACAAAGACGATGTGGCTGGATTTGAAACACAAATGCGCCGCAAAGTGCATTATGTAATTGAGCCGCAGCATCTTTGGAGTAGCATTGCCGAACTGGCGAGAACCCAAAACGGCGAATTGCTGCACACCTTGGAAAAGGGTTTTAAGTACATCGAAAACCAAAGCTTTGACAGTACCTTTCAAGGCCTGTTCTCGGAGATTAACCTCAACTCCGAAAAGCTGGGCAAAAGTTACACGGATCGTAATGCCAAGCTATGCACCATCATCAGTAAAATCGCTGCCGGCATTGCGCAATTTTCCACCGATAGCGATATTTTGGGTGATGCCTATGAATACCTGATCGGCCAGTTTGCCGCTGGTTCTGGCAAAAAAGCCGGTGAGTTTTATACGCCGCAACAGATTTCCGACATTCTGTCCGCTATCGTTGCCCTGGATAGTCAGGAACCGGCTATGGGCAAAAAGAAGAAGCTGGATAAGGTACTGGATTTTGCCTGTGGCTCCGGATCGTTGTTACTCAATGTCCGCAAGCAACTGGGCCAGCATGGTATCGGCAAGATTTACGGCCAAGAATCCAATATCACGACCTACAACCTGGCACGCATGAACATGCTGTTGCACGGCGTGAAGGATTCGGAATTTGAAATTCATCACGGCGATACCTTGTTGAACGATTGGGCTATTTTGAAGGAAATGAACCCAGCCAAAAAACTGTTGTTTGATGCCGTCGTGGCAAATGCGCCGTTCAGCCTTCGCTGGGAACCCAACGACGCATTAGCCGAGGACTTTCGTTTCAAAAGCTACGGCCTCGCCCCGAAATCCGCCGCCGACTTTGCCTTTTTATTGCATGGTTTTCACTTTCTCAGCGACCAAGGCACGATGGCTATCATTTTGCCGCATGGGGTGCTGTTTCGTGGCGGCGCCGAAGAACGTATCCGCACCAAGCTGTTAAAAGACGGCCACATCGATACCGTGATCGGTTTACCCGCCAATCTGTTTTTCTCGACCGGTATTCCGGTATGCATACTGGTATTGAAGAAGTGCAAGAAGCCGGACGACGTCCTGTTCATCAACGCCAGCGAACACTTTGAAAAAGGCAAACGCCAGAACCGCTTGCTGCCTGAGCATATCGACAAGATTGTCGATACTTACCAATACCGCAAAGAGGAAGAACGCTATTCACGCCGGGTTGCGATGGCCGAGATCGAGCAAAATGATTTCAACCTTAACATTTCCCGTTATATCAGTACCGCCAAAGCAGAAGAGCAAATTGACTTGCAGGTGGTCAACGCCGAGTTGGTGAATTTAGAGGAAAGCATTGCCGCAAGCACTGACAAACATAACCAATTTCTCATGGAACTCGGATTGCCACCTTTGCCGTGCGTTTTAAGTAAGTAA